From Shewanella acanthi:
TGTTTCAAAAAATGAAAAATTCACCCAGCGAAGGCGATTTTCTCAATCTAGGCAGCTTTATGCTCGATGAATTACCTCGGGATTTTGACGGCATTCAACATATCTTATCACGCCCGATTACCTGGCCCGATGGCACTCAATTTGGCTCGCTGTGTGTACTCAATCCGCGCATGACTGAAAGTATGGGCAATAGCGCCATGATGGAGCCCTTCCAAATTTTGCTACAACAGGATTTGTCGCTGCTATGTCAGAACCATCGAATGGAATCCCTATCGATGCGCGACCAAGATACCGGCATGCTCAATCGTTATGGTTTTATGATGATGGCACCAAGGCAACTTAACCTCGGCCGACGCTTCGGTGCACATGCGGGGATTATCTTTTTTGAGCTCATCGAATCTTCCTATGGCAATAAAGGGGCACCAGAAGAAAAACACCACAGGTTATTAGGTAATATTGTCCAAGATACCATTCGCACCGCCGATGTTGCGGCCCATTACAGTACAACCCAATTCGTGGTATTGGCCTTTGTCGATAATGAAAGGGATATATTGCATATCATCAAACGGGTTGAAAAACAGATTGAGCAACATCAGGACTTTAAGCTCGATACCAGCTACAGTTTTTTCACCCCAGAATCGAGTGCCAAATTAGCGCCGATGATGGATGAGGCACGTGGTAAATTGCGCTCCATGAATCCCGTTACCGATGAACCAGAGCAACCAACCCTGGGTATAGATTCAGCGCAGCATGATAATCCCGCGGCCAATTCTGCAGAGCTCTAATCCTCATCAATAAGCAACATGATGCACGACAACTGAGACAGGATGAAATCAGGCTTAAATTAGGGCTTAGTCCTTTCATCCTGTTTTTTGGCCCACTGGATAAAAAGCACTACGGGATAGGGCGACATCAAAACCAATCCGAGCCCTATTAGGCTTGAAATGACCAACATCCCAGACACCTTCAAACTCAAGTCCGTCAACAAAAACAACACAGCACCGCAACCAAGCATCAAAAAACCTAACCAATGTAAAAACTTAAGCAAGTTCATCGTGCTTTTTATAGCGTCCGACATACAACCCTCTTTTGATCTCAGACTAAACTTGTACACTGTGGCCATGAATAGATAAAAGGAACCAAGACAATGTTAAAGCAAACATTCATGTTAGGTGCACTTCTTTTTGGACTGACTGCCTGCCAATCTTCTGCCAACATAGCAAATGAACCTGTTCCCCTAGAGGGCAGCTGGCATATCGAAATGGTCCTCGGCCAAGCCACTATCGATTACAGCCCAGCACAACTGACCTTCGCCGCCGATGGCAAACTCGCAGGCAATAACAGCTGCAACCAGATATTTGGTCAATACCAACAGCAGGGCGAACAACTGACGCTAACGACAGCCGGCACCTCCCGACGAGCCTGTGTCAATGCGCTTATGATGCAAGAAAATAAAGTGATGCAGGCGCTTCCTCAAGTCACAAAAGCCAAACTCGATGGCGGCCGTTTAAGCCTCTTAAGTGAAGATGGCAAAACCGTGCTACTACTCAGTAAACTCAAGTTGTAGGTAGTCGAAACAACGACACCGCTTATCCATTCGTAAAAATCCGCCCTTGGGCGGTTAAAGATCACACATGACGTGTTAATACCATTAATGCATCCACTTTTTAAGTAAATGTGTATAGCAAAGGAGACCTAGTCTCCTTTGTATTTTTACCGGGTTTAGGCTGATGCTGCCCCATCCGAGCTTAGTTTCGCCTGAGTTTGAGTATCCACTTTGTCCAGAGGCTGAGGCCTCGAATACAAATACCCCTGAATCACATCAACCCCCAGTTGCTGCAATGCATCCAGTTGGTCTGTGGTTTCTACGCCCTCGGCCACGATTTCCATTCCTGAAATACCGGCTATATCCAATATGGCGCGCACTATGGCCTGCTGTTTGGTATCAGTATGAATGGTATCAATAAAGGATTTGTCTATTTTCAATACATCGGCCGGTAGCACAGACAGATAACCAAGCGAGGAGTAGCCAGTGCCAAAATCATCGATGGAGAATTTAATCCCTAGATGCTTCAGCTCTGTAATCACCTGATTAAACTCAGTGAAATTGCCTATCAGTTCGTTCTCGGTTATCTCCAGTTCCAGCCGGCTTGGATCGATCTGATAGTGGGCCAACGTCGCCCGAATATTGCTGACAATATCTTTATCAGCCAGTTGTTTCGGCGACAGATTAACCGAAACTGGAATCGGGCCGTATAAGTCGGTAATTTGATTAAACTGGCGGCACACCAACTCAAGGATCAGGTAACCGAAGCTGATAATATGTTCATCGGCTTCGACTATAGGAATAAAAATCCCAGGGCTGATAAATTGACCGTCGCGCTGCAGTCTGGCTAGGGCTTCAATACCCACAACCTGCTTTGTGACGACATTATATTTTTCCTGATAGTGAATTTCGTAGCTGTGGTTGTTGATAGATTCGAGGATAAATTGTTTACGCTCTGCGTCGGCTTGCAGCGCTTGTTTTTCCGCTTCATCGACGTACTTAGAGGTAATGCCCTGAGCTTTCATTGCCGCCAGATGATCCTCTGCCAACTTATAATAATCTTCTGCCTTCAAGGCATCATCTTCGGGGAGTAGGCAGAGACTATAGAGTTCAAGATTCAGAGCCAGATTTGCCGCTTGGTTGATATCCGCTTGTAAGGCCTTTACCTTCTGCAAATATTCGTTTTGGCTAACTTTTTTTTGCGTTGACACCACAAAGGTATTGGCGCCTAAGTAGCCGATTAACCCCAACTGCACTTGTTTTTGGATTAAACCAGCGATATTGCTCAGAATGGCATCTGCATGTTTCAGTCCATAGAGCGAATTAATTTTTCTAAAGTTTTTGATATCAATAAAGACCAAGGCTTTGCAATGGCGCTGACTCAACTGCTGATTGATAAGGTGAGACAGCCGGTATCTGTTATACAGCCCAGTCAGCCTGTCAAAGTAAGCCAACAGTTCAATTTCGTCAGTTTTTTGCTGCAACAACTCTGTAGTTTGTTCTTCTTCCTTTAGCTTTAGTTGCAGTAGTTCTAGCTTGTTGTAGAGGAAAAAATAAATCGCCCGAAAGGCAATAGGCATAATACTGATCAGAACTAGGTAAATGGCTAGGCTGTAGGCATAGTTACTCAGCGCAGAAATGTCACCCGCTGCGCTTCGGAAAAAACTGACAATAACCACCACTGTGGTCAAACTGAGCAGTAGCCATTGTGATTTTGGCTTTTGAAGAAATACGATAATCACAGCATTGAGAAAGACCAGTAATATGCCCGCTAGCTCGTTATCGGTTAATAGCAAAACCGAACTGTACAGGGTTAAAAATGCGGTTACAGTACTAATTTTCATATCAGCTGAAACCCTGCGGCGCAGCAGAAAGAGACTGATCAACAAAAAGAAGGTGGCTGAAGTAAAGAACACATGAACCCATGCATCGGGTCGGATAATTAAGGTATTGATAAAGGAAATAAAAGCCCCGAAAGCGCCGATTAGCATCATGCGGTTCATCGTAGGTTCCAAATATGCCAACAACTCGTCGCGGTATATCTCGGTATTGGTTAATTTAAGTCCCATCGAATTTACCTGCATTACAGCGGCTTGAGATTGCGGCTTAGTGGCTAATTTTAGCCCTAGCACGGCAAAGATGCCATAAGAGACAGTTGCTTAGGTTGACGCCCCAAAAAAATCCATTTGTGGAGCCCCTTTTATCTCTAGCGCGTATAAGGGCAAAAAAGGAGGCCTAACCTCCTTTTCGATGCTATCACTGTGCAATCGTTTAGAGCGGCTTTGTTTCCATATCAGACTCCGCATTTTGCTGGGCAATCACCATGCTCTGCTCCATATCGGCGTTGTAATGATCCTCATCAAGTTCATCCTCCGATTTGGCAATCACAGTGGTAGCCACTAAGTCACCAGAGACATTCACGACCGTGCGCGCCATATCCAAAATACGGTCGATACCCGCAATCAGTGCTACGCCCTCAAGGGGTAAGCCCACAGTTGAAAGCACTAAAGTCAGCATCACTAAACCCGCCCCCGGCACACCAGCGGTACCAATAGAGGCAAGAGTTGCCGTTAAAATAATGGTGAGGTAATCGACCCAGGTTAAGTCGATGCCAAAGGCTTGGGCCACAAACAGTGCCGTTACGCCTTGGTAAAGTGCAGTGCCATCCATATTGATGGTAGTACCCAGTGGTAGCACGAAGCTTGAAATCTTCTTATTCACCCCAAGGTATTCGCTGGCGCATTTCATGCTCGCAGGTAAGGTGCCCGCCGAACTTGAAGTGGTAAATGCCACCGCCATCGCATTGCTGATGCCTTTGAAAAACTGCAGCGGATTAAGCTTTGCAAACAGGCTCAGCACTAAGCTGTAGAAACCTAAAATATGCAAAGCACAGCCTAAGTACACGGCGATAATGACTTTAATCAGCGGCCAGAGCATATCGATACCATAGGCGCCTGCAACCCATGCCATCAGGCCAAACACGCCATAAGGGGCTAGCTTCATCACCATGTCGGTGAGCTTGTACATGGCTTCAGCGAGACTCTCAAACACTTTAACGGCAGGTTTTCCATGGTCGCCTATCAGTACCAGAGCAATCCCAAGCGCCACAGCAAATACAATCACTTGCAGGATTTGACCGCTGGCTAATGCAGCAACGGGATTAGTGGGCACGATATCAATCAAGGTTTGCATAACCGAGGGGGCTTCCTTAGCGGTTTGCACTACTTCTTCATGCTGCATTAGCGGCACGCCGGCACCAGGTTGGATGATGTAACCCACGCCTAAGCCCAAACTGATCGCAATCGCGGTCGTGCAAAGGTAGAAACCGAAGGACTTGAAGCCTATTCGCCCCATCTTAGCGGTGTCTTCCATCGAGGTAACACCCACAATCAGCGAGCAGAAAACCAAAGGCACAATAAGCATCTTGATGGTATTCACAAACAGTGTGCCAATGGGTTTTAGCAATACTGCCTGCTCACCTAAGCTGACGCCTGCCACAATGCCGAGCACCATACCAACAAAAATTTGCAGCCATAACGGTACTGACATCCAAGCAGACCAAGCTCGGCCCAGCGCCGATGAGCGTTGTTTTGACATGTTTATAACCTTGAGTAAGAGGAATGATTAGGTGTTTGGTCTATCCCTAGCGTACAGATTTTGCCCGTTTTTACGATGCGGCCGCAGAGTCTAACATAGGGCACAAAATACCATGGATGATCTGTATCACGTTGAGACCAACGGCTTCTCTGAACACCTTCGGCATTAGTAGTTAGGCATCAAAATAGACAGAGTCGGCGGAAGGTGCAAAACGCTGTGGATACAATGATGCGGGGGGTTGCTCCCGCTCGATAAGATAACTCCAATAGTCATCGTCAAAACCACTGAAGAGGGACTCATTACCGCCCTGGGATTTCAAAATCAATCGCCACCAGATAATGCCCCATAGGCCAAAGGTCAGCAAGGTAAGGACAAAGTGCAAACTGTGATTAATCTGCTGTTCCTGCTGGGTATCATAGACATGTGAAAATTGGGGTTTATAGCGACGAGTTGATTTTACGAATCCCATAATCACTCACTCCCGTTGTTCCAATCGACCTTATTTCAAGCCTAGCAGATTAGACTTTAGTCGTATAAAAATCTTTCATCGCTTGCCAAGTACAGCCCCTCGTCCCCCTCCCCTATTCCGTGTTAAAGTGTGCCGCCCATTTATTCCAGCCCATATATCCCAAGAATTAAGAGCGGTAAGAGACCTAACCGCCTAGGAGCAGATACATGTTGATCCGTAAAGCAAAAGTGCAAGATCTTAACGCCTTGGTGCAATTTAATCAGGCGATGGCACTCGAAACCGAAGGCTTAGCCCTAGACGAAACCACTTTAGTGAAAGGGGTGAACACCCTGCTGAATCACCCAGATAAGGGGTTTTATCTGGTCGCCGAACAAGGGGGAGAAATCCTAGGCTCACTGATGGTGACCTTTGAGTGGAGCGATTGGCGTGCTAAGGATTATTACTGGATCCAGAGCGTGTATATTCGCCCGCAAAACCGTCGTCAGGGGATCTACAGCAAACTCTATGCTGAGGTTAAAGCCTTAGCGGCGGCTAATGGTGGTGCGGCGAGCTTTCGTTTATATGTCGAGCAGGAAAACCTGCCTGCTCAGCAAACCTATCAGGCGTTGGGGATGGAACAAAGTTACTACCTGATGTACGAAGAAAAACCCGCGGCAAAATAACCCCTGTATGCATCAAATGACATCCATAAAAAATGGCTCACCTAGGTGAGCCATTTTTGTTATTCAACTTAAGCTTAAGCCAACTACTGCAGACCTACTTTTGTAAGCTGAGCTCAGTCGTTGAAACCACCGCTGGAGCAATATCGTCCTCTTTAAACAGCAGTGGGCGGAAGCTCTTGCTGCTAGAGTAGAGGTTGCTTTGATCCGTGAAGGATGGCGACAAAATATTGCTCGACTGTGAGTAAGTTAAAATACCGCGCGCTTCAGGACCCTCATCGGTAAAGCTTACCGCCATCATCCAGCTAGAACCGTAACGGATTTGATAACCTTGTTGAGTTAAACCAGAGGCCAATGCTTTGCCCGATACGACGTCCATTACTGGCGCGTATTTGTGCTGTGGAATGAGTGTGTCATCACCCGATAAACTGGTAGAGAACACGTTAAATCCACCCTCAGCATTGTGGGTGCCAGGCCAAGGTAAACGCACGCCACTAGCAGTACCGTCGGGTAGAGATTTCTCTACAAACTGCACATCACCTAAAGGCGCATTTACGGCAAAACCTGCCGCTTCTAAGTTAAGCGCGGCACGAGCCAAGGCCACTAGCGCACTACCGTCAGTCGCTAAGGTATTAGGCGTTGAGGTAGGTTTAGTCTTATCAAAACCAACAGTTAACATACTGCTTTGGCTGAACTGATGGGCAAACTCACGCCACAGAGCACCGCCAACACTGTCGTTATCCTGCTGACCATTCCACGCCTTCAGCGCCGCACAAGCTGCACTGACATCCTTAGATAAGGTTTCAGAAACAACCACAGGCGTAGCACCTTGAGCCTCACACTGAGCAATCAGTTCATCACCAACTAACTCAGCCAGATAGCTACGATTAGACAGTACCGCAGCCTCTAACTCTTCTAAGCTAAACTTGCCGTCACTTCCCGCCGCATCTTCCATCAGGGTTAAGCCCATGCGGGTACGCAGGCTTAATTGATTCCCCTCTGGACCATACATTGGCGAAACGTAAGTCAAAGGCTCGTTAGGGTTAGTCATCCAGAACGAATCGTTAGAGTTCTGAACAAAGTCAGTACGCTCAAGCTTTGGAGCACGCTCGTATGGCGTTGGGCCGTCGAAGCTAAACAGTGAGGTGTTACCCGGCAGAATGGTAAAGCCCGCCTGCGCTCTTGCCGCTTTAACATCGGGTGATGTTCTTAACACTACAACCGCTGCATCGGATAATCCAGGTACCGTTGAGTCGTCGATATAGAAGGTATTACCCTCTTTATCGGCGTACATGGTGTTGTTGAAGATCACGCCATCAAAGTCTTTAAAGGCTTGTTGGAACTCAGCTTTATTGGTTGCACGGTTCATCGCCAACCAATGGTCGAGTACGTCGGTGTTGGCCATGTTGGCGTCTTGGATCATAAAGGCGCCGCCGTCATCCCAACCAAATGGGGCTAAGGACGGTGGTGCTTCAACCATAGGTCCCTTTGGCGTAGTGTATATGTCCTTCTCGGCCACCAGCATGCCCGCAGGACCGCCGTTAACGAGGATAGACACGGTTTCCTTAGTGATTGGCATCGGCTGGCCATCGAACAAGTACTGCATTCTGTCACCGGAAACCATTTCGAGGTTATACATCACGAAATGCTCAGCGGTTGAGAATGTATGGGTCCAGGCTAAGTCTTTGTTAAAACCGATGTTCACTAAACCCGGCATACCAACTAATGAGCCACCCATCATATCCAGTTGACCTGGAATCGTAATGTGAGACTGCCAGAAACGCAGGTTACCGGTGTGCGGGAAGTGCGGGTTACCTAACACCATCCCCTTACCGTTCTCGGTCTTATCCTTACCTAAACCCCAACCGTTAGAGCCCATACCGCGTGGGTTAGTCTCAGGGGTTGTAATTCGGCCAGCGCGTGCAATCAGTTTTGACTGCATATCGGCGATAAAGGCGGTTTGCGCTGAGCTTGGTGCTGGTCCCACGATACGCGGTAAATATTCCTGCGCGTCACCTGGGTTAGCATAGAAAATTAAATCGAGGAAGTTTGCCGCACCCGGTAACAGGGCGATAGAGAACAGGTAAGTCACCACATCCTCTGGCTCAATGGCTTTAACCCAAGGTTGGCCGCCACAGAAAGGTTCTGCGGTTTCTTTACCCGCAGCGACATCCGCGAGATATTGGTTATAACCCGCGGTAAAACCTTGGACGAGAGCACGTGAATTTTCGCTAAGCTGTGGCCATTTCTCTTCTGCCTTTTCGCGGATTTTTAACGCTTTGTAGGCAAAGTCAGAAATTAAGTTGCCGTTATCTTCAGCGGTTGGCATTCCCGTGGTGAAATCAATCGAGGCGTGTGGCCCAAAATACATTGAACGCTCAGAGTTAGCTTTAACAAAGCCATCAGCGAGCACACACAGGTTATCCTGCGCTTGGGCATAGCCACTACCAAAAGCTAAGCTCTCAAGGTTATCGGCTTGGATATGTGGCACACCGTAGGTGGTACGTCTGATATTCGCCTTTAACAGACCATTAGGCGCAAAGGTTTGCAGTTCATTAGTTGCGTCGATTGAGGTGCTATCTTCACTATCGTTACAGCCAGCCAGCATCACGCCGCAGGCCATGCCCATAGCAAGGACAAGTTTGTTGAATTTCATTATTATTATCTCTTGGTTTGTGTTCCTTCAAAGACATCGCTTTATTGTCGTCCTGCAGAACAGACTGAGGCACAATGGTGGAATGTCACATCCTGATCCCAGCGCTGGCTATTTCGTATCCCCTTTCGTACGCTGTCTATGGGAATAAATGGCGACTATGGCAAAATAGAAGGCCCAGGCGCTGACACCTCCGACCATTTAATCAATGATTTTAATTAGCGTCCATATCTAGCTAAAAAATAAATGACTTATATGCAACAAAATATTATCAATATCATCGTGGGCTCCAAGAACCCCGTCAAAGTGAATGCCGCCAAAAGCGCCATGGAACAGCTGTTCCCAGACCATAAAATCCTAGTTCAAGGGATGGATGCCCCCTCAGGCGTACGCGCCCAACCTATGACAGACAAAGAGACCCGCGACGGTGCAGTTAATCGGGTGAAATACTGCCAACAGCAACAGGAAGCTGATTTTTACTTTGCAATGGAAGGCGGTGTGGATTACCTCGAATTTGGCCCCGCGACCTTTGCCTACATCGCCATCGCCCACAAGAAACAACTTGCCATTGGCCGCGGAGCCTTACTCCCTCTGCCAATTCAAGTTTACCGCGCACTCGAAGCGGGCGAAGAGTTAGGTCATGTGATGGATAAACTCTTCAATACGGTCAATATCAAACAAAAGGGCGGTGCGATTGGCCTACTCACCCATGGCCATGCGACGCGGCAGAGTAACTACACCCAGGCGATCATCCTCGCGATGGCGCCATTGTTAAACCCAGAACTGTACCCGTGACAGCGAATTGATGATTGCAAAGCCCATCAAAGCTCGCTAATTTAGTTGTTGCTTACAACTAAAACCTCTTGCCAGACACTCACTTAAGCTGAGTCATCGTTTGGTACCGACAGATACTCACACAGGTACAAGCCCTTATCTATGACACAGGATTTACCCTCTTCGAGTCAGCTTAGGCAGCTTTCTCGCTATATAGTGAGAAGCCTTGGCATGCTCAACGCGGCCTATGGGGATTTACCCCTCACCCCAGTTCAAGCCCATGCTCTCTTTGAAATTGGCACCCAAGCTTTAACCATTAAGGAACTGGCCGCCAAGCTGAGCATTGATAAATCCAATGCCAGTCGCGCCATCAAGCACTTAGTCGATAAGAATCTCGCCCATAGTCAAATGCACGCAAGGGATCACCGTTGTCTCGTCGTGCAAATCACCCCTGCGGGCAAAAAGCTGCTGGCAAAATTGGACGTGCAGCAAAATACGCTTTTTAAAGACATTTTGGCGCAATTGACCCAAGAACAAACTCAACAAATCGAACAGGCGCTCATGCTATACAACCAAGCCATTCAACAGGCGAAATTGCAAAGTAGTTATCAAATACGTCAAGCAACCCAAGAAGATGATGCGGCCATCGCGCAAGTGATTCGTGATGTGTCCGCCGAATACGGCCTAACAGCGGATAAGGGCTATAGCGTTGCTGATCCAACCTTAGATTGTCTAAGTGACGTCTACTCTCAAGCTGGTGCCAAATACTGGGTAATTGAGTGCGAAGGCAAAGTTGTCGGCGGCGCCGGTATTGCCCCGCTCGCCGATAATGACGGGGTTTGTGAGCTGCAAAAAATGTACTTTTTACCAGAAGCCCGTGGTAAGGGACTCGCAACACGCTTAGCCCTCACTTGTTTCGATTTTGCCCGCGGGGCGGGTTATCAGCAGTGTTATTTAGAGACTACAGCCGTACTGACTGAGGCTCTAAAACTCTATGAGAAACTGGGTTTTAGTCACCTCGCCGCACCACTTGGCAACACAGGCCACGACGCCTGTGAAATCCCTATGTTGCTGAGCCTCTAGCGTTTTGTATCCCTAAAGCTTGGTATTGCTCAGGCTTATCCTGACCTTAGGTTCAGATAAATCTGAGCACCTCGCTTTAAACTAAGCTTTTAGCTGTTGCCGATAGGCCCTTGGCGTCATTGCAAACCAGTCTTTGCAGGCACGGTTAAAGGCCGATTGCTCAGAATAGCCCAATAGGCCGCTAATTTGACTGAGTTTAAAGTTAGGGTCCTGCAGATAGAAGCGC
This genomic window contains:
- a CDS encoding GGDEF domain-containing protein, translated to MLPETINPNVSLLDSDHQQINLGRWMHQCELIKSYYSATCAFVLQLTQSGFEIIVSSVSEKPLFTSGTFYPEDFPLFQKMKNSPSEGDFLNLGSFMLDELPRDFDGIQHILSRPITWPDGTQFGSLCVLNPRMTESMGNSAMMEPFQILLQQDLSLLCQNHRMESLSMRDQDTGMLNRYGFMMMAPRQLNLGRRFGAHAGIIFFELIESSYGNKGAPEEKHHRLLGNIVQDTIRTADVAAHYSTTQFVVLAFVDNERDILHIIKRVEKQIEQHQDFKLDTSYSFFTPESSAKLAPMMDEARGKLRSMNPVTDEPEQPTLGIDSAQHDNPAANSAEL
- a CDS encoding META domain-containing protein, with product MLKQTFMLGALLFGLTACQSSANIANEPVPLEGSWHIEMVLGQATIDYSPAQLTFAADGKLAGNNSCNQIFGQYQQQGEQLTLTTAGTSRRACVNALMMQENKVMQALPQVTKAKLDGGRLSLLSEDGKTVLLLSKLKL
- a CDS encoding putative bifunctional diguanylate cyclase/phosphodiesterase; the protein is MGLKLTNTEIYRDELLAYLEPTMNRMMLIGAFGAFISFINTLIIRPDAWVHVFFTSATFFLLISLFLLRRRVSADMKISTVTAFLTLYSSVLLLTDNELAGILLVFLNAVIIVFLQKPKSQWLLLSLTTVVVIVSFFRSAAGDISALSNYAYSLAIYLVLISIMPIAFRAIYFFLYNKLELLQLKLKEEEQTTELLQQKTDEIELLAYFDRLTGLYNRYRLSHLINQQLSQRHCKALVFIDIKNFRKINSLYGLKHADAILSNIAGLIQKQVQLGLIGYLGANTFVVSTQKKVSQNEYLQKVKALQADINQAANLALNLELYSLCLLPEDDALKAEDYYKLAEDHLAAMKAQGITSKYVDEAEKQALQADAERKQFILESINNHSYEIHYQEKYNVVTKQVVGIEALARLQRDGQFISPGIFIPIVEADEHIISFGYLILELVCRQFNQITDLYGPIPVSVNLSPKQLADKDIVSNIRATLAHYQIDPSRLELEITENELIGNFTEFNQVITELKHLGIKFSIDDFGTGYSSLGYLSVLPADVLKIDKSFIDTIHTDTKQQAIVRAILDIAGISGMEIVAEGVETTDQLDALQQLGVDVIQGYLYSRPQPLDKVDTQTQAKLSSDGAASA
- a CDS encoding dicarboxylate/amino acid:cation symporter, with the protein product MSKQRSSALGRAWSAWMSVPLWLQIFVGMVLGIVAGVSLGEQAVLLKPIGTLFVNTIKMLIVPLVFCSLIVGVTSMEDTAKMGRIGFKSFGFYLCTTAIAISLGLGVGYIIQPGAGVPLMQHEEVVQTAKEAPSVMQTLIDIVPTNPVAALASGQILQVIVFAVALGIALVLIGDHGKPAVKVFESLAEAMYKLTDMVMKLAPYGVFGLMAWVAGAYGIDMLWPLIKVIIAVYLGCALHILGFYSLVLSLFAKLNPLQFFKGISNAMAVAFTTSSSAGTLPASMKCASEYLGVNKKISSFVLPLGTTINMDGTALYQGVTALFVAQAFGIDLTWVDYLTIILTATLASIGTAGVPGAGLVMLTLVLSTVGLPLEGVALIAGIDRILDMARTVVNVSGDLVATTVIAKSEDELDEDHYNADMEQSMVIAQQNAESDMETKPL
- a CDS encoding GNAT family N-acetyltransferase is translated as MLIRKAKVQDLNALVQFNQAMALETEGLALDETTLVKGVNTLLNHPDKGFYLVAEQGGEILGSLMVTFEWSDWRAKDYYWIQSVYIRPQNRRQGIYSKLYAEVKALAAANGGAASFRLYVEQENLPAQQTYQALGMEQSYYLMYEEKPAAK
- a CDS encoding acylase; protein product: MKFNKLVLAMGMACGVMLAGCNDSEDSTSIDATNELQTFAPNGLLKANIRRTTYGVPHIQADNLESLAFGSGYAQAQDNLCVLADGFVKANSERSMYFGPHASIDFTTGMPTAEDNGNLISDFAYKALKIREKAEEKWPQLSENSRALVQGFTAGYNQYLADVAAGKETAEPFCGGQPWVKAIEPEDVVTYLFSIALLPGAANFLDLIFYANPGDAQEYLPRIVGPAPSSAQTAFIADMQSKLIARAGRITTPETNPRGMGSNGWGLGKDKTENGKGMVLGNPHFPHTGNLRFWQSHITIPGQLDMMGGSLVGMPGLVNIGFNKDLAWTHTFSTAEHFVMYNLEMVSGDRMQYLFDGQPMPITKETVSILVNGGPAGMLVAEKDIYTTPKGPMVEAPPSLAPFGWDDGGAFMIQDANMANTDVLDHWLAMNRATNKAEFQQAFKDFDGVIFNNTMYADKEGNTFYIDDSTVPGLSDAAVVVLRTSPDVKAARAQAGFTILPGNTSLFSFDGPTPYERAPKLERTDFVQNSNDSFWMTNPNEPLTYVSPMYGPEGNQLSLRTRMGLTLMEDAAGSDGKFSLEELEAAVLSNRSYLAELVGDELIAQCEAQGATPVVVSETLSKDVSAACAALKAWNGQQDNDSVGGALWREFAHQFSQSSMLTVGFDKTKPTSTPNTLATDGSALVALARAALNLEAAGFAVNAPLGDVQFVEKSLPDGTASGVRLPWPGTHNAEGGFNVFSTSLSGDDTLIPQHKYAPVMDVVSGKALASGLTQQGYQIRYGSSWMMAVSFTDEGPEARGILTYSQSSNILSPSFTDQSNLYSSSKSFRPLLFKEDDIAPAVVSTTELSLQK
- the yjjX gene encoding inosine/xanthosine triphosphatase; translated protein: MQQNIINIIVGSKNPVKVNAAKSAMEQLFPDHKILVQGMDAPSGVRAQPMTDKETRDGAVNRVKYCQQQQEADFYFAMEGGVDYLEFGPATFAYIAIAHKKQLAIGRGALLPLPIQVYRALEAGEELGHVMDKLFNTVNIKQKGGAIGLLTHGHATRQSNYTQAIILAMAPLLNPELYP
- a CDS encoding bifunctional helix-turn-helix transcriptional regulator/GNAT family N-acetyltransferase, which produces MTQDLPSSSQLRQLSRYIVRSLGMLNAAYGDLPLTPVQAHALFEIGTQALTIKELAAKLSIDKSNASRAIKHLVDKNLAHSQMHARDHRCLVVQITPAGKKLLAKLDVQQNTLFKDILAQLTQEQTQQIEQALMLYNQAIQQAKLQSSYQIRQATQEDDAAIAQVIRDVSAEYGLTADKGYSVADPTLDCLSDVYSQAGAKYWVIECEGKVVGGAGIAPLADNDGVCELQKMYFLPEARGKGLATRLALTCFDFARGAGYQQCYLETTAVLTEALKLYEKLGFSHLAAPLGNTGHDACEIPMLLSL